Below is a genomic region from Magnetococcales bacterium.
TTAATAATTTGAATATTGTGAGAGTCAAAAGATTTTTCAAGGCAAACGGCACGGCCTACATGGTCATGGATTATGAAGAGGGCGAAACACTGGATATTTTTCTGAAAAAACAGACCAAAAATATTTTAAAGAAAGGATTGATGAACGAGGAAAACCTGTTCATTTTTCTGCGTCACGTTTGTGATGGTCTGGCTCATGTTCACAAGGCAGGGGTGATTCATCGTGATATCAAGCCAGGTAACATATTAATACGTCCCAATGGCGTTCCTGTATTGATTGATTTTGGCGCAGCCCGACAAACCATGATGGCTCACGGCCAAAAATTGACGACCATGGGAACACCGGCTTATTCCCCACCCGAACAGTTTGCAGCCGATGGCGAGCAGGGTCCATGGTCCGATATTTTTTCGCTGGCTTCCGTCCTGTATTTGATTGTCACCGGTCAACGTCCCATCAACGCCCAACAAAGAAATTGTGCCATCATCGAAAATCGACCGGACCCTTTACTGTCCGCCTCATCCCTGGCCAGGGGGAGTTATCCTGCACGACTTTTGGAAGCCATTGACTGGGGATTGAAACTGGACAAAACACAACGTCCGCAAAATCTCGAACAATGGCTGACAAAAATGCGCATGGTGTCCAATACCCCCACCGTGCAACATCATGAAGCTCAACCTGAAAGCAAATCGTTCCCAGACAAGGTTCGCGATGAACTGTCCAAAATACGGACCTGCCTGCTCCCCTCCCTGCTTGCCATGACCTTTGGTGTCACTTTGTTTGCATCGGGGGAACGTTTACTGCTCCATCGACCCGTGAACAAAACCGGTACAATTTCACCGGCTCCCATGTCTGTTCCAGAAGAAAAATCATTTATTCCAGACAGTTCTGTCACAACCCAGGCATCAAACAAACCGCCGATCCCGAACAAATCCAGGGAGCAATTGCCCCCAACAAGACAAATTTCCACAAAAGATGATGATAAAATACCCACAATTCAGGACAATA
It encodes:
- a CDS encoding serine/threonine protein kinase is translated as MNAMHLPIKYQLLEYQIERVLGQGGFGITYLAHDTNLDQKSAIKEFFPRFIVTRQDHARVVVNSIHPPQKNSKRGLEHFMDVLFPGSPHGDHPNQPQTDINKDSSDIKMFKTGMNRFLQEAKTLGKFNNLNIVRVKRFFKANGTAYMVMDYEEGETLDIFLKKQTKNILKKGLMNEENLFIFLRHVCDGLAHVHKAGVIHRDIKPGNILIRPNGVPVLIDFGAARQTMMAHGQKLTTMGTPAYSPPEQFAADGEQGPWSDIFSLASVLYLIVTGQRPINAQQRNCAIIENRPDPLLSASSLARGSYPARLLEAIDWGLKLDKTQRPQNLEQWLTKMRMVSNTPTVQHHEAQPESKSFPDKVRDELSKIRTCLLPSLLAMTFGVTLFASGERLLLHRPVNKTGTISPAPMSVPEEKSFIPDSSVTTQASNKPPIPNKSREQLPPTRQISTKDDDKIPTIQDNKNNPDTVPATPPQTATSPTIQSEDQYRLTIKTTPPKATIRILNIKPKYEPGMLLPSDSYHISVAKEGYQTRTEWIKIENSDLEITINLEQIVK